The Pongo abelii isolate AG06213 chromosome 20, NHGRI_mPonAbe1-v2.0_pri, whole genome shotgun sequence genome window below encodes:
- the LOC100432983 gene encoding putative killer cell immunoglobulin-like receptor-like protein KIR3DX1 has translation MAPKLITLLCLGFCLNQKICTHVGAQDKFSLSAWPSPVVPLGGRVTLSCHSRLRFVIWTIFQTTGTRSRKLHIGLSNNITISPVTPGHAGTYKCVGIYKHTSKWSAESNSLKIIVTGLFTKPAISAHPSSLVHAGTRVSLRCHSELAFDEFILYKEGRIQYSQQLDQGMEAGIHYVEAVFSMGPVTPAHAGAYRCCGCFSHSSYEWSAPSDPLDIVITGKYKKPFLSTQVDPMIRLGEKLTFFCSSEISFDWYHLLRDGVAHGQWLSGGQRHSGAFQANFSVGPATPVPGGTYRCYGSFNDSPYEWSAPSDPLHLYVTGNTKSTPLSLMESTPESDTHHPQGQSSNLNILIGLSVAIISIGVCLSAFIGFWCYIKYYTTMANTEPMEGQRTDEEEPATEETQKIIYAQLNHQALSQTGFTPASPCPHYLSEDPSIYVTVHQAQAEARAAPSLWHKGH, from the exons ATGGCCCCCAAACTCATCACCCTCCTGTGTCTGG gatTCTGCCTGAACCAGAAGATCTGCACACATGTGG GTGCTCAGGACAAGTTCTCCCTGTCAGCCTGGCCGAGCCCTGTGGTTCCCCTAGGAGGACGTGTGACTCTCTCCTGTCATTCCCGTCTTCGGTTTGTCATATGGACAATATTCCAAACAACTGGGACCCGAAGCCGTAAGTTGCACATTGGCCTTTCCAACAACATCACCATCAGCCCTGTGACCCCAGGACACGCAGGGACCTACAAATGTGTTGGAATTTACAAGCATACCTCAAAGTGGTCAGCTGAGAGCAACTCCCTGAAGATCATTGTCACAG GCTTGTTCACAAAACCTGCCATCTCCGCGCACCCAAGCTCCCTGGTGCACGCGGGAACCAGGGTGAGTCTGCGCTGTCACTCAGAACTGGCCTTTGATGAATTTATCTTATACAAAGAGGGGCGCATACAGTATTCCCAGCAGCTTGACCAGGGGATGGAGGCTGGGATCCATTACGTCGAGGCTGTCTTTTCCATGGGTCCTGTAACGCCTGCCCATGCAGGAGCCTACAGGTGCTGTGGTTGTTTCAGTCACTCTAGCTATGAGTGGTCGGCTCCCAGTGACCCCCTGGACATTGTGATCACAG gaaaatacaaaaagcctTTTCTCTCCACTCAGGTGGACCCCATGATAAGGCTGGGAGAGAAGTTGACCTTCTTCTGCAGCTCTGAAATCTCATTTGACTGGTACCATCTGTTGAGAGACGGGGTTGCTCATGGACAGTGGCTCAGTGGAGGGCAGAGACACAGTGGAGCGTTCCAGGCCAACTTTTCTGTGGGCCCCGCAACGCCAGTCCCTGGCGGGACCTATAGATGCTATGGTTCTTTCAATGACTCTCCCTATGAGTGGTCAGCCCCCAGTGACCCACTACACCTTTACGTCACAG gaaaCACTAAGAGTACTCCTCTGTCACTCATGGAATCCACCCCTGAGTCTG ACACACATCATCCTCAAGGACAGTCCAGCAACCTGAATATCCTCATTGGACTCTCAGTAGCCATCATCTCCATTGGCGTTTGCCTCTCTGCTTTTATTGGTTTCTGGTGTTACATAAAATATT ACACCACCATGGCAAACACAGAGCCCATGGAAGGCCAACGGACGGATGAAGAG GAACCTGCCACAGAAGAGACACAGAAGATCATATATGCCCAGTTAAACCACCAGGCCCTTTCACAGACAGGATTCACTCCCGCCTCCCCGTGTCCCCACTACCTCTCGGAGGATCCCAGTATCTACGTCACCGTCCACCAAGCCCAGGCTGAGGCCAGAGCTGCCCCCAGTCTTTGGCACAAAGGGCATTAA